One part of the Marichromatium purpuratum 984 genome encodes these proteins:
- a CDS encoding PEP-CTERM sorting domain-containing protein (PEP-CTERM proteins occur, often in large numbers, in the proteomes of bacteria that also encode an exosortase, a predicted intramembrane cysteine proteinase. The presence of a PEP-CTERM domain at a protein's C-terminus predicts cleavage within the sorting domain, followed by covalent anchoring to some some component of the (usually Gram-negative) cell surface. Many PEP-CTERM proteins exhibit an unusual sequence composition that includes large numbers of potential glycosylation sites. Expression of one such protein has been shown restore the ability of a bacterium to form floc, a type of biofilm.), with protein MRTHSRRLLGLTLGLTSLSALATPIDLSGWQAEGPGKWQLGAPGSVTQTRNEAPTVFFSSDPAQGLSLSGQLQVDYAKDNDVIGFVLGYQAGDLGASDVDYLLIDWRRSDQSRYGGRAEGGLAISHVTDRLDENSGAWWHDPAQGVEELARGLTLGDTGWDPYTSYDFDLHFTATGVELFIDGIKELDLAGNFADGGIGFYNYSQRNAIYSGLQFTALAADDSGSIPAPTSLALLLAGVLGLGLSRRRR; from the coding sequence ATGCGCACGCACAGCAGACGACTTCTCGGCCTCACCCTCGGGCTCACCAGCCTGTCGGCGCTGGCCACACCGATCGATCTTTCCGGCTGGCAGGCCGAGGGGCCCGGCAAGTGGCAACTCGGCGCCCCGGGCAGCGTCACCCAGACCCGCAACGAGGCCCCCACCGTCTTCTTCAGCAGCGACCCGGCCCAGGGCTTGAGCCTCTCCGGACAGCTCCAGGTCGACTACGCCAAGGACAACGATGTCATCGGCTTCGTCCTCGGCTATCAGGCCGGTGATCTCGGCGCCAGCGACGTCGACTATCTGCTGATCGACTGGCGCCGCTCGGACCAGAGCCGCTACGGCGGGCGCGCCGAGGGCGGTCTGGCCATCTCGCACGTCACCGATCGGCTCGACGAGAACAGCGGCGCCTGGTGGCACGACCCGGCTCAGGGCGTCGAGGAGCTGGCGCGCGGGCTCACCCTCGGCGACACCGGCTGGGACCCCTACACCAGCTACGACTTCGACCTGCACTTCACCGCCACCGGGGTCGAGCTGTTCATCGACGGCATCAAGGAACTCGATCTGGCGGGCAACTTCGCCGACGGCGGGATCGGCTTCTACAACTACTCGCAGCGCAACGCGATCTACTCCGGGCTGCAGTTCACCGCGCTCGCCGCGGACGACAGCGGTAGCATTCCGGCGCCGACGAGCCTCGCCCTGCTGCTCGCGGGCGTCCTCGGGCTGGGGCTGAGTCGCCGCAGGCGCTGA
- a CDS encoding DUF1840 domain-containing protein gives MLVHFQTSAYATITMFGEVAVPLIKLMGHSGSVPGALLAADVPRALERLRTGVAEHPGLRLDPRRDNDDERRHVSLAHRALPLIELLEAAAAAEANVMWDH, from the coding sequence ATGCTCGTTCATTTCCAGACCAGCGCCTATGCCACCATCACCATGTTCGGCGAGGTCGCCGTGCCCCTGATCAAGCTGATGGGGCACAGCGGCAGCGTGCCCGGCGCGCTGCTCGCCGCCGATGTGCCCCGGGCGCTGGAGCGACTGCGCACCGGGGTCGCGGAGCACCCCGGGCTTCGTCTCGACCCGCGGCGCGATAACGACGACGAGCGCCGCCATGTCAGCCTCGCCCATCGTGCCCTGCCGCTCATCGAACTCCTGGAGGCGGCCGCGGCCGCCGAGGCCAATGTGATGTGGGACCACTGA
- a CDS encoding glutamine--tRNA ligase/YqeY domain fusion protein: protein MTDAAEPTRTNFIRQIVEADLAAGTHDRVVTRFPPEPNGYLHIGHAKSIALNFGLAESLGGQCNLRFDDTNPHKENLEFVEAIKTDVRWLGFEWGGQARFASDYFERLHGFAVELIEQGLAYVCELDAEQMREYRGTLTEPGRPSPWRDRPVAENLELFARMRAGEFPDGSRTLRARIDMAAPNINLRDPVLYRIKHGVIHHQTGDAWCLYPTYDFTHPLSDAIEGVTHSLCTLEFEDHRPLYDWCVEHVSVPSRPRQIEFSRLNLEYTVTSKRKLTELVAEGHVEGWDDPRMPTIAGLRRRGYTPAALREFCERIGVTKSENRVEMAMLESAIRDDLDAHAPRRMAVLRPLKVVLTNYPEDEVLNISAANHPKDETQGSREIPFGRELYIDRADFAEVPPKGFKRLVPGGEVRLRNAYVIRCDEVVKDAAGEVVELRASIDPATLGCKPEGRKVKGVIHWVAAEYAVSAEVRLYDRLFRVAMPGAEGQDYRDDINLDSLEVLVGCMLEPSLGGAQSGERFQFEREGYFVVDPDSTAQRPVFNRTVGLRDSWGKGK, encoded by the coding sequence ATGACCGACGCTGCCGAGCCGACCCGCACCAACTTCATTCGCCAGATCGTCGAAGCGGATCTGGCCGCCGGGACCCACGACCGGGTGGTGACCCGTTTCCCGCCCGAGCCCAATGGTTATCTGCACATCGGCCACGCCAAGTCGATCGCGCTCAACTTCGGGCTGGCCGAGTCGCTCGGCGGGCAGTGCAACCTGCGCTTCGACGACACCAATCCGCACAAGGAGAACCTCGAGTTCGTCGAGGCGATCAAGACCGACGTGCGCTGGCTCGGCTTCGAGTGGGGCGGGCAGGCGCGGTTTGCCTCCGACTACTTCGAGCGGCTCCATGGCTTCGCCGTCGAGCTGATCGAGCAGGGGCTGGCCTATGTCTGTGAACTCGACGCCGAGCAGATGCGCGAGTATCGCGGCACCCTCACCGAACCCGGTCGCCCGAGCCCGTGGCGCGATCGTCCGGTGGCGGAGAACCTCGAGCTGTTCGCGCGGATGCGCGCCGGCGAGTTCCCCGACGGCTCGCGCACCCTACGCGCGCGTATCGACATGGCCGCGCCCAACATCAATCTGCGCGATCCGGTGCTCTATCGCATCAAGCACGGGGTGATCCATCACCAGACCGGAGATGCCTGGTGTCTCTACCCGACCTATGACTTCACCCATCCGCTGAGCGACGCCATCGAGGGCGTCACCCACTCGCTCTGCACCCTCGAGTTCGAGGACCACCGTCCGCTCTACGACTGGTGCGTCGAGCATGTCTCGGTGCCGAGCCGGCCGCGTCAGATCGAGTTCAGCCGGCTCAACCTCGAGTACACCGTCACCAGCAAGCGCAAGCTCACCGAGCTGGTCGCCGAAGGGCACGTCGAGGGTTGGGACGATCCGCGCATGCCGACCATTGCCGGGCTGCGTCGGCGCGGCTATACCCCGGCGGCGCTGCGTGAGTTCTGCGAGCGCATCGGCGTGACCAAGTCGGAGAACCGGGTGGAGATGGCGATGCTCGAGAGCGCCATCCGCGACGATCTCGACGCCCACGCGCCCCGCCGTATGGCGGTGCTGCGCCCGCTCAAGGTGGTGCTGACCAACTACCCCGAGGACGAGGTGCTGAACATCAGCGCGGCCAACCACCCCAAGGACGAGACCCAGGGCAGCCGCGAGATCCCCTTCGGGCGCGAGCTTTATATCGATCGCGCGGATTTCGCCGAAGTGCCGCCGAAGGGCTTCAAGCGGCTGGTGCCGGGCGGCGAGGTGCGGTTGCGCAACGCCTATGTGATCCGTTGCGACGAGGTGGTGAAGGACGCTGCCGGTGAGGTCGTCGAGCTGCGCGCGAGCATCGATCCCGCCACCCTCGGCTGCAAGCCCGAGGGGCGCAAGGTCAAGGGGGTGATCCACTGGGTCGCCGCCGAGTACGCGGTGTCCGCCGAGGTGCGCCTCTACGACCGTCTGTTCCGGGTTGCGATGCCTGGCGCCGAGGGGCAGGATTATCGTGACGACATCAATCTCGACTCGCTCGAGGTGCTGGTCGGGTGCATGCTCGAGCCGAGCCTCGGCGGGGCGCAATCGGGCGAGCGCTTCCAGTTCGAGCGTGAGGGCTATTTCGTCGTCGATCCCGATTCAACGGCGCAGCGTCCGGTGTTCAATCGTACCGTGGGGCTGCGCGACAGCTGGGGCAAGGGGAAGTAG
- a CDS encoding DinB family protein, producing MAERDATDANRYQLPAHERLMVDLGMRAYVAFASPATVLRLFRAEAEQACAIAARLDEQQGRCAARVRRVIGLEPGGRDWSVYMVLDHLVMVNAAITALVHALCVTHGQRIEIGHADVTPHVDAGPDRIDALRASVERHAEVIERLGPLNAHAVYPHPWFGPLDARQWHALAALHNRTHRVQLQRIARRFD from the coding sequence ATGGCCGAGCGCGACGCGACCGATGCGAACCGATATCAGCTCCCGGCGCATGAGCGCCTGATGGTCGATCTCGGGATGCGGGCCTATGTCGCGTTCGCTTCGCCGGCGACGGTGCTGCGCCTGTTTCGCGCCGAGGCCGAGCAGGCCTGCGCCATCGCTGCCCGGCTCGACGAGCAGCAGGGACGGTGCGCCGCGCGGGTACGGCGGGTGATCGGTCTCGAGCCCGGTGGGCGTGACTGGTCGGTCTACATGGTGCTCGATCACCTGGTGATGGTGAATGCCGCCATCACCGCGCTGGTCCACGCGCTCTGCGTCACCCACGGCCAGCGCATCGAGATCGGCCATGCCGATGTCACCCCGCACGTCGACGCCGGTCCAGACCGGATCGACGCGTTGCGCGCCAGCGTCGAGCGTCATGCCGAGGTGATCGAGCGACTCGGCCCGCTCAATGCTCACGCGGTCTATCCCCATCCCTGGTTCGGTCCGCTCGACGCGCGCCAGTGGCATGCCCTGGCGGCGCTGCACAACCGCACCCATCGCGTGCAGCTGCAGCGGATCGCCCGTCGTTTCGACTGA
- a CDS encoding uracil-DNA glycosylase family protein, which produces MSSSLPPVPAAATPADRLVALTRLHHALEDCRRCPAMFGPSVHSATLISPVMLVGQAPGTREIEQGLPFCWTAGKTLFRWLGSIGMDEPVCRERLLISAVCRCFPGKNPKGGDRVPDGEEIVRCAEWWRGELALLRPRLIIPVGKLAIAQLMDFKRLNEVVGQQWRYRDPAGWEADMIPLPHSSGASTWFKMEPGKTLLAEALALIEAHPAWRALRADHSLVVK; this is translated from the coding sequence ATGTCCTCAAGTCTTCCTCCCGTTCCTGCCGCCGCCACTCCGGCGGACCGGCTCGTCGCTCTCACCCGTCTGCACCACGCGCTCGAGGACTGTCGGCGCTGTCCGGCGATGTTCGGCCCCTCGGTACACAGCGCCACCCTGATCTCGCCGGTGATGCTGGTCGGTCAGGCGCCGGGTACCCGCGAGATCGAGCAGGGGCTGCCGTTCTGCTGGACCGCGGGCAAGACGCTGTTTCGCTGGCTCGGCTCGATCGGCATGGACGAACCGGTCTGTCGTGAGCGGTTGCTGATCAGCGCCGTGTGTCGTTGCTTCCCGGGCAAGAACCCGAAGGGCGGGGACCGAGTGCCGGATGGCGAGGAGATCGTGCGTTGCGCCGAGTGGTGGCGCGGCGAGCTGGCGCTGTTGCGCCCACGGCTGATCATCCCGGTGGGCAAGCTCGCCATCGCCCAGCTGATGGACTTCAAACGGCTCAACGAGGTGGTCGGTCAGCAGTGGCGCTATCGCGACCCGGCCGGTTGGGAGGCGGACATGATCCCGCTGCCGCACTCCTCTGGGGCCTCGACCTGGTTCAAGATGGAGCCGGGCAAGACCCTGCTGGCCGAAGCGCTGGCGCTGATCGAGGCGCACCCGGCGTGGCGCGCGCTGCGCGCCGATCACTCCTTGGTGGTGAAGTAG
- a CDS encoding trimeric intracellular cation channel family protein, translating into MPQLHIPLDLLMYCTSLAAVAMMAAAAVLEAGRKRFDLFGMVVVALAAALGGGSLRDLLLDRPVFWIADQTYSIVALGAALFTFFLARVFSLPARLFLIPDALGLALFTVTGTKAALAWDAPWLVASFMGVITGVVGGILRDVLCNEEPLVFQGTLYATASWLGALVLLAMLELEINPSIAAVTGGSLVFLLRLAAIRWEISLPYFTTKE; encoded by the coding sequence ATGCCCCAACTGCACATCCCGCTCGATCTACTGATGTACTGCACCAGCCTCGCTGCGGTGGCAATGATGGCCGCCGCCGCAGTGCTCGAGGCCGGGCGCAAGCGCTTCGATCTGTTCGGCATGGTGGTGGTGGCGCTCGCCGCAGCGCTCGGCGGCGGCTCGCTGCGCGACCTGTTGCTCGACCGTCCGGTGTTCTGGATCGCCGACCAGACCTACTCGATCGTCGCCCTCGGCGCGGCGCTCTTCACCTTCTTCCTGGCGCGGGTGTTCTCGCTGCCGGCGCGGCTGTTCCTGATCCCCGACGCGCTCGGGCTGGCGCTGTTCACCGTCACCGGCACCAAGGCCGCGCTCGCCTGGGACGCGCCCTGGCTGGTGGCGAGCTTCATGGGGGTGATCACCGGGGTGGTCGGCGGCATCCTCCGCGACGTGCTCTGCAACGAGGAACCGCTGGTGTTCCAGGGCACCCTCTACGCCACCGCCTCCTGGCTCGGCGCACTGGTGCTCCTGGCGATGCTCGAACTGGAGATCAACCCCAGCATCGCCGCCGTCACCGGCGGCAGCCTGGTGTTCCTGCTCCGGCTGGCAGCGATCCGCTGGGAGATCAGCCTGCCCTACTTCACCACCAAGGAGTGA
- the ruvB gene encoding Holliday junction branch migration DNA helicase RuvB: MTDPDRIISPQAATDDNALDRAIRPRTLADYVGQPAVCDQMEIFIGAARARAEALDHVLIFGPPGLGKTTLAHIIAQEMQVNLRQTSGPVLEKPGDLAALLTNLEEGDVLFVDEIHRLSPVVEEVLYPAMEDYQIDIMIGEGPAARSIKLDLPPFTLVGATTRAGLLTSPLRDRFGIVQRLEYYSPADLTTIVERSARLLGIATDTAGAGEIARRSRGTPRIANRLLRRVRDYAEVRADGHIDAAVADRALEMLKVDAQGFDHMDRRLLEAVIEKFDGGPVGVESLAAAIGEERGTIEDVLEPYLIQQGFLMRTPRGRMATQIAYDHFGLRARRDVEPGLFDQPTE; encoded by the coding sequence ATGACTGACCCAGACCGCATCATCAGCCCTCAGGCCGCCACCGACGACAATGCGCTCGATCGCGCCATCCGCCCCCGCACGCTCGCCGACTATGTCGGCCAGCCGGCGGTCTGCGACCAGATGGAGATCTTCATCGGCGCGGCCCGGGCGCGCGCCGAGGCGCTCGATCACGTGCTGATCTTCGGCCCCCCCGGTCTCGGCAAGACCACGCTCGCCCACATCATCGCCCAGGAGATGCAGGTCAACCTGCGCCAGACCTCGGGACCGGTGCTGGAGAAGCCCGGCGATCTGGCCGCGCTGCTCACCAATCTCGAGGAGGGCGACGTACTCTTCGTCGACGAGATCCACCGTCTCAGCCCGGTGGTCGAGGAGGTGCTCTACCCGGCGATGGAGGACTACCAGATCGACATCATGATCGGCGAGGGGCCGGCGGCGCGCTCGATCAAGCTCGACCTGCCGCCCTTCACCCTGGTCGGCGCCACCACCCGCGCCGGATTGCTGACCTCACCGCTGCGCGACCGCTTCGGCATCGTCCAGCGGCTTGAGTACTACTCCCCCGCCGACCTCACCACCATCGTCGAGCGTTCGGCGCGACTGCTCGGTATCGCCACCGACACCGCCGGCGCCGGTGAGATCGCGCGCCGCTCGCGCGGCACCCCACGCATCGCCAACCGGCTGCTGCGCCGGGTGCGCGACTATGCCGAGGTGCGCGCCGACGGCCATATCGACGCCGCCGTCGCCGATCGCGCGCTGGAGATGCTCAAGGTCGACGCCCAGGGCTTCGACCACATGGACCGGCGGCTACTCGAGGCGGTGATCGAGAAGTTCGACGGCGGCCCGGTCGGGGTCGAGAGCCTGGCCGCGGCGATCGGCGAGGAGCGCGGCACCATCGAGGACGTGCTCGAACCCTACCTCATCCAGCAAGGCTTCCTGATGCGCACCCCGCGCGGGCGCATGGCCACCCAGATCGCCTACGACCACTTCGGCCTGCGCGCGCGCCGCGACGTCGAACCCGGGCTGTTCGATCAACCGACGGAATGA
- a CDS encoding type II toxin-antitoxin system VapC family toxin: protein MSDTPKALFDVTVLTAAMTTESAGNDPARAAFTLVTDGRVRGYVCASAIDALHDFLARSQGQRQARGALDRLRTLFEIAPVDAGIVDAAIGLGWDYFDDALTHECARAQGLDYLITVNPEDFPGSALKVQPPEAFVRELHG, encoded by the coding sequence ATGTCCGACACCCCCAAGGCGCTCTTCGATGTCACCGTGCTGACCGCGGCCATGACCACGGAGAGCGCCGGCAATGATCCGGCACGCGCGGCCTTCACCCTGGTCACCGATGGTCGCGTACGCGGCTATGTCTGTGCCAGCGCGATCGACGCGCTGCACGACTTCCTCGCCCGCTCCCAGGGACAGCGCCAGGCGCGCGGCGCACTCGACCGGCTGCGCACACTCTTCGAGATCGCCCCGGTCGACGCCGGCATCGTCGACGCGGCCATCGGTCTCGGCTGGGACTATTTCGACGATGCCCTGACCCACGAGTGCGCGCGCGCCCAGGGGCTCGACTACCTGATCACCGTCAACCCCGAGGACTTCCCCGGCAGCGCGCTCAAGGTCCAGCCGCCCGAGGCCTTCGTACGCGAACTCCACGGCTGA